One Acetobacter ghanensis DNA window includes the following coding sequences:
- the hpnC gene encoding squalene synthase HpnC yields the protein MTDDTRIWGKADVSSGKGASDENFPVGSLLLSRKLRPHVHAYYDYARVIDDIADCETLSAEDKIIRLDAMEDVLRGQRSAINRADALSAARLRATLLQTGVPFETATDLLIAFRDDSRGHEYRTWDDLLHYCKYSANPVGRFLICLHGEDPAAFGPSDALCTSLQILNHLQDCAKDLERLKRCYIPSDLMQLAGTQANDLLDGRTSPAMRRVFNTLLDGVDSLNQQARALPAHIRDRRFRMECAAIVDLALSLTQRLRREDPLAGRVALRRTDAIHAAIAALRAWA from the coding sequence ATGACAGACGATACACGCATCTGGGGAAAAGCAGACGTTTCATCCGGCAAGGGTGCTTCTGACGAGAACTTTCCCGTTGGTTCCCTGCTGCTCAGCCGCAAGCTCCGCCCGCATGTACATGCCTATTATGACTATGCCCGCGTCATTGATGATATTGCAGACTGCGAGACCCTCTCGGCCGAAGACAAGATCATCCGGCTGGACGCCATGGAAGACGTGCTGCGTGGGCAGCGCAGCGCCATTAACCGGGCTGATGCGCTAAGTGCAGCCCGCCTGCGTGCCACGCTGCTGCAAACAGGGGTGCCGTTTGAAACCGCCACCGACCTGCTGATCGCTTTCCGTGATGATTCCCGTGGGCATGAATACCGCACATGGGACGACCTGCTGCATTACTGCAAATATTCCGCCAACCCGGTCGGCCGCTTTCTGATCTGCCTGCATGGCGAAGACCCTGCCGCGTTTGGCCCATCGGACGCGCTGTGCACCTCCTTGCAGATTCTGAACCACCTCCAAGACTGCGCCAAAGACCTTGAGCGCCTCAAACGCTGCTACATTCCCTCCGACCTCATGCAACTGGCTGGCACACAGGCGAACGACCTGCTGGATGGCCGGACCAGCCCCGCCATGCGCCGGGTTTTCAATACCTTGCTGGACGGCGTGGATTCACTTAACCAGCAGGCCCGCGCTCTGCCCGCACATATTCGTGACCGCCGCTTCCGTATGGAATGCGCTGCTATTGTGGACCTGGCCCTCAGCCTGACCCAACGTCTGCGGCGCGAAGACCCGCTGGCCGGACGCGTTGCCCTGCGCCGGACGGACGCCATACATGCAGCCATTGCGGCCCTGCGGGCATGGGCATGA
- a CDS encoding glycosyltransferase has product MILALAILCAIIWAGLIFCHGYFWQAGPILQPASMAEAPADIAPGVTVVVPARDEAESIEVALGSLLQQDYPGKLSVILVNDRSTDATGALARALPDPHNRLTVLDGANPEPGWSGKLWAVAQGVDEAERQTPHGSGYMFLTDADIIHAPAHISTLVAKAQADRLHMVSEMVELQCETLAERALVPAFVFFFTLLYPFAKVNNPKDKTAGAAGGTILLRRDMLRQIGGIQALKGALIDDCTLASCVKQAGGQLYLGHSCLARSIRPYPTAADIWRMIARTAYVQLNFSPLLLVLTVLAMLVVWVAPIALALFAHGAAQWIGVAVWLVSTLSFLPTLRRFRLSPLWALGLPLIAGFYTAATIGSALNHHRGRGVVWKDRAYTEAIPNSGRVTPSQPEQKMQVPGR; this is encoded by the coding sequence ATGATTCTGGCTCTGGCTATTTTGTGCGCCATAATCTGGGCAGGTCTGATTTTCTGCCACGGATACTTCTGGCAGGCAGGCCCAATCCTCCAGCCTGCCAGCATGGCAGAGGCTCCAGCCGACATTGCCCCCGGTGTGACCGTGGTTGTTCCCGCCCGAGATGAGGCGGAATCCATTGAAGTGGCTCTGGGGTCACTTTTGCAACAGGACTACCCAGGCAAGCTCTCGGTCATTCTGGTCAATGACCGCAGCACGGATGCCACAGGCGCACTGGCCAGAGCTCTACCCGACCCCCACAACCGCCTGACCGTGCTGGATGGGGCCAACCCCGAACCGGGCTGGAGCGGCAAACTCTGGGCCGTGGCGCAAGGTGTGGACGAAGCGGAACGGCAAACACCGCACGGCAGCGGCTACATGTTCCTGACCGATGCTGACATCATCCATGCTCCGGCACACATTTCCACCCTTGTTGCCAAAGCACAGGCGGACCGCCTGCACATGGTGTCTGAAATGGTGGAACTGCAGTGCGAGACACTGGCAGAACGGGCGCTGGTGCCCGCCTTTGTGTTCTTTTTTACGCTGCTGTACCCCTTTGCCAAGGTTAACAACCCCAAGGACAAAACAGCCGGAGCAGCAGGAGGCACCATTCTGCTCCGGCGCGATATGCTCCGCCAGATCGGGGGTATTCAGGCGCTTAAGGGCGCATTGATTGATGACTGCACACTGGCCTCATGCGTCAAGCAGGCCGGGGGGCAGCTTTACCTTGGTCACTCCTGTCTGGCCCGCTCCATCCGCCCTTACCCCACAGCCGCCGATATCTGGCGCATGATTGCGCGCACCGCCTATGTGCAGCTCAACTTCTCGCCTCTTCTGCTGGTGCTGACCGTGCTGGCCATGCTGGTGGTCTGGGTTGCCCCTATTGCACTGGCCCTGTTTGCGCATGGCGCGGCGCAGTGGATCGGAGTTGCCGTATGGCTGGTTTCCACCCTGTCCTTTTTACCCACGCTCCGGCGTTTTCGGCTTTCGCCCCTCTGGGCACTGGGACTACCGCTGATTGCAGGGTTTTACACAGCCGCCACAATCGGCTCCGCACTTAACCACCACCGCGGACGTGGCGTGGTATGGAAGGACCGGGCCTATACCGAGGCAATCCCCAACAGCGGGCGCGTCACGCCCTCTCAACCTGAACAGAAAATGCAGGTTCCGGGGCGGTAA
- the hpnA gene encoding hopanoid-associated sugar epimerase produces MTAHTLITGATGFVGSAVARTLLERGHSLRLMVREGSDRTNIADIPAELVEGDLSRPDTFARAVEGCRYVFHVAADYRLWVPDPAPMMTANVEGTRLLMLAAQKAGVERIVYCSSVAALGLIGDGTISDENTPVEEHAVIGIYKRSKYRAEQEVLQLVRDQKLPAVIVNPSTPVGPRDIKPTPTGQMILDCAAGRMPAYVDTGVNIVHVDDVAEGHALALERGRIGEKYILGGENYLLRDLFAMVSEIAHVPPPKIRLPQEVIWPVAIASEWLSRAFGFSPRVTREMLAMSRKKMFFSSEKAIHELGYAPRPARKAVEDAITWFRNNGMLK; encoded by the coding sequence ATGACTGCTCATACGCTCATAACCGGCGCAACTGGTTTTGTCGGTTCCGCCGTGGCTCGCACACTGCTGGAACGCGGCCATTCCCTGCGCCTGATGGTGCGAGAAGGAAGCGACCGTACGAACATTGCCGACATTCCAGCCGAACTGGTAGAGGGCGACCTCTCCCGGCCGGACACATTTGCGCGTGCGGTGGAAGGATGCCGGTATGTTTTTCATGTCGCAGCCGACTACCGGCTCTGGGTGCCTGACCCCGCCCCCATGATGACCGCCAACGTGGAAGGCACGCGCCTGCTTATGCTGGCAGCCCAGAAGGCAGGCGTGGAGCGGATTGTCTATTGCTCCTCTGTAGCGGCTCTTGGGCTGATTGGGGATGGCACCATTTCGGACGAAAACACGCCGGTGGAAGAACATGCCGTCATTGGCATTTACAAACGCTCCAAATACCGGGCCGAACAGGAAGTCCTGCAACTGGTACGGGACCAAAAGCTGCCTGCCGTCATTGTTAACCCCTCCACCCCCGTTGGCCCGCGCGACATTAAACCCACCCCGACCGGCCAGATGATTCTGGACTGCGCGGCAGGGCGTATGCCCGCCTATGTGGATACGGGCGTCAATATTGTGCATGTGGATGACGTGGCGGAAGGCCATGCACTGGCTCTGGAACGCGGCAGAATTGGCGAAAAATATATTCTGGGGGGCGAGAACTACCTGCTGCGGGACCTGTTTGCCATGGTGTCCGAAATCGCACATGTTCCCCCGCCTAAAATCCGCCTACCGCAGGAGGTCATCTGGCCCGTAGCCATTGCGTCCGAGTGGCTGTCCCGCGCGTTTGGCTTTTCACCCCGCGTCACGCGGGAGATGCTCGCCATGTCCCGCAAAAAAATGTTCTTCTCATCGGAAAAAGCCATTCATGAACTGGGCTACGCTCCCCGCCCGGCCCGCAAGGCGGTGGAAGACGCCATTACATGGTTCCGTAACAACGGTATGCTGAAATAG